One genomic region from Clostridium saccharobutylicum DSM 13864 encodes:
- a CDS encoding SIR2 family protein: MNELKNAIKNKNVILFIGAGISMNLNIPSWNDLIDHMSEELGYDKEVFNSYGNYLSLAEFYEIKKKNIDSLKSWMNRELHKTSINIKDSKIHKLIVDIDAPLIYTTNYDRWIEHAYEYYGKKYRKISNVGDLVNLRNDETQIIKFHGDLDDDNNSIVLTESSYFERLNFETPLDIKFRADSLGKNILFIGYSLSDVNIRFLFYKLSKLWEDSNINNRPKSYIFLRKPNPIQEAVLKKRGINAIISKKENITEGLEELLEELIYK, encoded by the coding sequence ATGAATGAGTTGAAAAATGCAATAAAGAATAAAAATGTAATATTATTTATTGGTGCTGGAATTTCTATGAATTTAAATATACCATCATGGAATGATTTGATCGATCATATGTCAGAAGAATTAGGATACGATAAAGAAGTGTTTAATTCATATGGTAATTATCTATCATTAGCTGAATTTTATGAAATAAAAAAGAAAAATATAGATTCTTTAAAAAGTTGGATGAATAGAGAATTACATAAAACTTCAATAAATATTAAAGATTCCAAAATACATAAGTTGATTGTAGACATAGATGCCCCTTTAATTTATACTACCAATTATGATCGATGGATTGAACATGCTTATGAGTATTATGGGAAAAAGTATAGGAAAATATCTAATGTTGGAGATCTTGTGAATTTAAGAAATGATGAGACACAAATTATTAAGTTTCATGGTGATCTTGATGATGATAATAATTCCATTGTATTAACTGAGTCTAGTTATTTTGAAAGATTAAATTTTGAGACTCCTTTAGATATAAAATTTAGAGCGGATTCTTTAGGAAAAAATATACTATTTATTGGGTATAGCCTTAGTGATGTTAATATAAGGTTTTTATTTTATAAATTAAGTAAACTTTGGGAAGATTCTAATATTAATAATAGACCTAAGTCATATATTTTTTTAAGAAAACCTAATCCAATTCAAGAAGCAGTATTAAAAAAGCGAGGAATAAATGCAATAATATCTAAAAAGGAAAATATTACAGAGGGTTTAGAAGAACTATTAGAAGAATTGATATATAAATAA
- a CDS encoding HD domain-containing phosphohydrolase produces MLILIKEKFNSILRENRTNYESIKISLIYLIFGFTWVYFSDRMANLLFRNRKILLIVNTYKGFMYIFLTSCILYLLINNLLKKIYLKEEQLKNSYTELEAYVQQLAASEEALRVQYDQIYENEQQISKSEEKSRAIIKAIPDVLFIINRQGVFLDCEANDESILLMSKEFFLGKSIAEVMPKQVSDLAYENLDLVFESGNLQSFEYELIDKGIVGYYEIRMVKKGKDKVLAMLRDITKRKELEKSLEFLSYNDQLTGLRNRRFYEEELKRLDVKENYPLTIILGDANGLKLINDSFGHEAGDEFIRTLAQIIKKGCQSEDIVARIGGDEFVVLLPKTDNYKAEQIIKNINNLVQNEKVQNIELSISFGYETKNHENEDINEIFKKAEDCMYKRKLLDSSCMRGKTVDTIMNTLNEKNKREEQHSVRVSELCKRMGESLELTERKIHELKIAGLLHDIGKIAIEENILNKPGKLTSDEVKEIRRHPEIGYRILSTVHEMSEIAQYVLLHHEMWNGNGYPKGLKGDNIPIESRIIAIADTYDAITSERSYRKALSKEFAIEQLKRNAGIQFDSKLVDIFIKKVLIKD; encoded by the coding sequence ATGTTGATATTAATCAAGGAAAAATTTAACTCAATATTAAGGGAAAATAGAACTAATTATGAAAGTATTAAAATATCACTAATATACTTAATATTTGGGTTTACTTGGGTCTACTTTTCAGATAGAATGGCAAATTTGCTTTTTAGAAATAGAAAAATTTTATTAATAGTTAATACATACAAAGGTTTCATGTATATTTTTTTGACTTCATGTATTCTTTATTTGCTTATAAATAATCTTTTAAAAAAGATTTATTTGAAAGAAGAACAACTTAAAAATAGCTATACAGAGCTTGAAGCATATGTACAGCAATTAGCTGCTAGTGAAGAAGCGTTGAGAGTTCAATATGATCAGATATATGAAAATGAACAGCAGATAAGTAAAAGTGAAGAAAAAAGCAGGGCGATTATTAAAGCAATACCAGATGTGTTATTTATAATTAATAGACAAGGTGTTTTTTTGGATTGCGAAGCTAATGATGAAAGTATTTTGTTAATGTCAAAAGAATTCTTTCTCGGAAAATCTATAGCAGAAGTTATGCCTAAGCAAGTATCAGATTTGGCTTATGAAAATTTAGATTTAGTTTTTGAAAGTGGTAATTTGCAAAGTTTTGAGTATGAATTGATTGATAAAGGTATAGTGGGATATTATGAAATTAGAATGGTTAAAAAGGGTAAAGATAAAGTTTTAGCTATGTTAAGAGATATCACAAAGAGGAAAGAATTAGAGAAGAGTTTAGAATTTCTAAGTTATAATGATCAATTGACAGGTTTAAGAAACAGAAGATTTTATGAAGAAGAACTAAAAAGATTAGATGTAAAAGAAAATTATCCATTAACTATTATTTTAGGTGATGCCAATGGGTTGAAGTTGATTAATGATTCGTTTGGACATGAAGCTGGAGATGAATTTATTAGAACATTAGCACAAATAATAAAAAAAGGATGTCAATCTGAAGATATTGTTGCAAGAATAGGCGGAGATGAATTTGTTGTTCTGTTACCGAAAACAGACAATTATAAAGCTGAACAAATTATTAAGAACATTAACAATTTAGTACAAAATGAAAAAGTACAGAATATAGAACTATCAATATCTTTTGGTTATGAAACTAAAAATCATGAAAATGAAGACATTAATGAGATATTTAAAAAAGCTGAAGATTGTATGTATAAGAGAAAGCTTTTGGACAGCTCATGTATGAGAGGAAAAACAGTTGATACTATAATGAATACTCTTAATGAGAAAAACAAAAGAGAAGAGCAACATTCAGTAAGAGTTTCAGAGTTATGCAAAAGGATGGGGGAAAGTCTTGAATTAACTGAAAGAAAAATTCATGAACTTAAGATAGCAGGGCTGCTACATGATATAGGAAAAATAGCAATAGAGGAAAATATACTTAATAAGCCTGGTAAACTTACATCTGATGAAGTTAAAGAAATTAGACGTCATCCAGAGATAGGATATAGAATACTGAGTACAGTACATGAAATGTCAGAAATTGCACAATATGTACTTTTACATCATGAAATGTGGAATGGAAATGGATATCCTAAGGGGTTAAAAGGAGATAATATACCAATTGAATCAAGAATTATAGCTATAGCAGATACATATGATGCTATTACAAGTGAAAGAAGTTATCGTAAAGCTTTATCAAAGGAATTTGCGATAGAACAATTGAAAAGAAATGCAGGTATTCAGTTTGATTCAAAATTAGTGGATATATTTATAAAAAAAGTACTAATAAAAGATTAA
- a CDS encoding glycosyltransferase family 39 protein has translation MTKLIKKFTRFMHVSLIFLLVIDIVVSIGLAGISIQGFNKSTLVFGFIAIVATFLGYKFINMNMSSRNKLLLILIIGFLLRVLWILNVNSIPTSDFKLIYDSAENFINGDRAMFYGTSYIGRFPHLTIITLYISFIRYMFPISNLLVIKIINLISSIVVLILINLIINALYKNKNYALIGTLIGSIFPPFISYVGVFCSENLAIPLYLLSIYLFLTAIKSKNKIKFFILCGVTLGIGNLFRMVATIVLIAYLIYILIYYKDTLLCKVKNIALIIVPYVIIICSVSSTLQVLKITQYPLWKGSEPKITNVLKGTNYNSFGAWNEEDAKIIEGNINDYDKLENLSKKIIKERLTSASIFKLGIFYLEKFSLVWSTGDCSGVLWSQKDIDESTIKCPVKEIKNINVPLSTTFQIIYILILVLVLFGLFNKNDLENIKEINLFYLIFCGYGCMYLITEAQPRYSYIACWIFIILSINGLDYLKIFKSSSITYNESL, from the coding sequence ATGACTAAGTTAATTAAAAAATTTACAAGATTTATGCATGTCTCACTTATATTTTTATTGGTTATTGATATAGTTGTAAGTATTGGACTAGCAGGCATAAGCATACAAGGTTTTAATAAAAGTACTTTAGTATTTGGATTTATAGCTATTGTAGCAACCTTTTTAGGGTATAAATTTATAAATATGAACATGAGTTCAAGAAATAAACTATTATTAATTTTAATAATTGGATTTTTACTTAGAGTATTATGGATATTAAATGTTAACAGCATCCCAACTTCAGATTTTAAATTAATTTATGATAGTGCAGAAAATTTTATTAATGGTGATAGGGCAATGTTTTATGGAACATCTTATATTGGAAGATTCCCGCATTTAACAATAATTACTTTATATATATCATTTATAAGATATATGTTTCCAATAAGCAATTTATTGGTTATTAAGATCATAAATTTAATTTCTAGTATAGTTGTATTAATTTTAATCAATTTAATTATTAATGCACTATATAAAAATAAAAATTATGCGTTAATAGGGACATTAATAGGTTCAATTTTTCCACCTTTCATAAGTTATGTTGGAGTATTTTGCAGTGAAAATTTAGCAATTCCATTGTATTTGTTAAGCATTTATTTATTTTTAACTGCAATAAAATCTAAAAATAAAATTAAATTTTTTATTTTATGTGGTGTGACTTTAGGAATAGGAAATTTATTTAGAATGGTTGCCACGATTGTTTTAATTGCATATTTAATATACATTTTAATTTACTACAAAGACACATTACTCTGTAAGGTTAAAAATATAGCATTAATAATAGTTCCTTATGTAATTATAATTTGTAGTGTAAGCTCAACGCTTCAAGTACTAAAAATTACACAGTACCCTTTGTGGAAAGGGAGTGAACCTAAGATAACCAATGTACTTAAAGGAACAAATTATAATAGTTTTGGTGCTTGGAATGAAGAAGATGCAAAAATTATAGAAGGAAATATTAATGATTATGATAAATTAGAAAACTTAAGTAAAAAAATAATAAAAGAAAGATTAACTAGTGCTTCAATTTTTAAGCTTGGAATATTTTATTTGGAAAAATTCTCACTTGTATGGAGCACTGGGGATTGTTCTGGTGTTCTTTGGTCTCAAAAGGATATTGATGAAAGCACAATAAAGTGTCCGGTGAAAGAAATAAAAAATATCAATGTCCCATTATCTACTACCTTTCAAATAATATATATATTAATTTTAGTGTTGGTCTTATTTGGATTATTTAATAAGAATGATCTTGAAAATATTAAGGAAATTAATTTATTCTATTTAATTTTTTGTGGTTATGGATGCATGTATCTAATAACTGAAGCACAGCCAAGATATTCTTATATTGCATGTTGGATATTTATAATATTATCTATTAATGGATTAGATTATTTAAAAATATTTAAAAGTTCTTCAATTACTTATAATGAATCTCTTTAA